The following are encoded together in the Variovorax sp. PBS-H4 genome:
- a CDS encoding RAD55 family ATPase — MMKRLPTAIQGLDEILNGGLFEGGVYIFEGPPGVGKTTLANQIAYTLAGRDSRTLYVTMLAESHARMVQHMEQQTFFNHREVNARVFYVSGYRELETGGLKAVIELLRGELVRHRPGLLVIDGLVAGGEGSGADDSVRQFVHGLQSLVSTMSCTCLVLTSGNGSVLSAEQTMVDGILSFEDHGFHWRAERRLQVRKFRGSQIIRGKHTFCITSRGLQFFPRLESLPMGDAQAKLGSEATSTGLPALDTILRAGGLLSGSSSVVVGHSGAGKTTFALAFAAASTSASPGLLLSCTELPGDLRRMGAELGLAVGEAVDSGALTIEHFGHEDESMDEMGHKLLRLVDELKVRRVVVDGLAGLADTLAFQERGYRFLGRLLMELKQRETTSLFTIDPAALATAANTPLADGVVGWFDNAFAFEPPPGEKHAQGRTVFISKVRGTQASRGSVDVHLSLLDTSPPRALE, encoded by the coding sequence ATGATGAAAAGACTGCCTACCGCTATCCAGGGTCTGGACGAGATTCTCAATGGCGGGCTGTTCGAAGGCGGCGTGTACATCTTCGAAGGACCGCCGGGGGTGGGCAAGACGACCCTGGCGAACCAGATCGCGTACACGCTCGCAGGACGAGACTCGCGTACCTTGTATGTGACCATGCTCGCGGAATCGCATGCGCGCATGGTGCAACACATGGAGCAGCAGACCTTCTTCAACCATCGGGAGGTCAACGCCAGAGTCTTTTATGTGAGCGGCTACCGCGAGCTCGAGACCGGCGGCCTGAAGGCAGTGATCGAATTGTTGCGTGGCGAACTCGTACGCCACCGCCCTGGTCTGCTGGTCATCGACGGCCTGGTGGCCGGAGGCGAAGGTTCCGGGGCCGATGACTCCGTGCGCCAGTTCGTCCACGGGCTGCAGAGCCTCGTGAGCACGATGTCCTGCACCTGCCTGGTGCTCACGAGCGGCAACGGCAGCGTGCTGAGCGCCGAGCAGACGATGGTCGACGGCATCCTCTCTTTCGAGGACCACGGGTTTCACTGGCGTGCAGAGCGCCGCCTCCAGGTCCGCAAGTTCCGCGGCAGCCAGATCATCCGGGGCAAGCACACGTTCTGCATCACTTCGCGCGGATTGCAGTTCTTCCCGAGGCTCGAGAGCCTGCCCATGGGAGATGCCCAGGCAAAGCTTGGAAGCGAGGCCACTTCGACGGGATTGCCAGCCCTCGACACGATCCTACGAGCCGGCGGGCTTCTTTCGGGCAGCAGCTCCGTGGTTGTCGGCCATAGTGGGGCCGGCAAGACGACGTTCGCCCTCGCATTCGCAGCAGCATCCACCTCCGCGTCCCCGGGCTTGCTGCTGTCCTGCACTGAGCTCCCGGGCGATCTGCGTCGCATGGGCGCAGAGCTGGGCCTCGCGGTGGGGGAGGCGGTCGACTCCGGCGCTCTGACGATCGAACATTTTGGGCACGAGGACGAATCAATGGACGAGATGGGACACAAGCTGCTTCGGCTCGTCGACGAGCTGAAGGTTCGGCGCGTGGTCGTCGATGGGCTGGCAGGCCTGGCCGACACCCTGGCGTTCCAGGAGCGTGGCTACCGTTTTCTCGGCCGCCTCTTGATGGAGCTGAAGCAGCGGGAAACCACCTCGCTTTTCACCATCGACCCGGCAGCGCTTGCCACGGCTGCCAACACACCGCTGGCCGACGGCGTGGTCGGCTGGTTCGACAATGCCTTCGCCTTCGAGCCGCCTCCCGGGGAGAAACATGCCCAAGGGCGCACCGTCTTCATCTCGAAGGTGCGTGGCACGCAAGCCAGCCGTGGCTCGGTCGACGTGCATCTGTCCTTGCTGGACACCAGCCCGCCTCGGGCGCTCGAGTGA
- a CDS encoding Bug family tripartite tricarboxylate transporter substrate binding protein: MDSLNLPIRSVEVFGVAVPLVGPGFRNAYIVKKAQKSAIVRLVAQDGSVGLGNIDPSPGYSVETSGAEFLAYAKANPGKVNYGSGGVGSAGHVPMAVVASMIGLKMQHVPYKGSGPAIVDLMSGQIHAMLLTIPAVMPFIQQGSLRALATSGARRSPALPDLPTMEEVGVKGFEYEPWYGYFVPAGTPPAIQKKLHDAVDKALQDPAIVSKLREQGLEVKRMSQQQFVDIVVRDTAAWSAKIKALGLRAD; this comes from the coding sequence ATGGACTCGCTCAACCTGCCCATCCGCAGCGTCGAGGTCTTCGGCGTCGCCGTGCCGCTGGTCGGCCCCGGCTTCCGCAATGCGTATATCGTCAAGAAGGCGCAGAAGAGCGCAATTGTCCGACTCGTCGCGCAAGACGGCAGCGTCGGCCTCGGCAACATCGATCCCTCACCCGGCTACTCGGTCGAGACCAGCGGCGCCGAGTTCCTGGCTTATGCGAAGGCCAATCCCGGCAAGGTCAACTATGGTTCGGGCGGTGTCGGGAGCGCGGGCCATGTGCCGATGGCGGTCGTGGCGTCGATGATCGGCCTGAAGATGCAGCACGTGCCCTACAAGGGTTCTGGCCCGGCCATTGTCGACCTGATGTCGGGGCAGATCCACGCGATGCTGCTCACCATCCCGGCCGTGATGCCTTTCATACAGCAAGGCAGCCTGCGCGCACTGGCAACCTCGGGCGCGCGGCGCTCGCCGGCGCTGCCTGACCTGCCGACGATGGAAGAGGTCGGTGTCAAGGGATTCGAGTACGAGCCGTGGTACGGCTACTTCGTGCCAGCCGGAACGCCGCCCGCCATCCAGAAGAAGTTGCACGACGCGGTCGACAAGGCCCTGCAGGACCCGGCCATCGTCTCGAAGCTGCGTGAGCAGGGCCTGGAGGTGAAGCGCATGTCGCAACAACAGTTCGTCGACATCGTGGTGCGCGATACGGCGGCCTGGAGTGCAAAGATCAAGGCACTGGGGCTGCGCGCCGACTAG
- a CDS encoding TauD/TfdA dioxygenase family protein, which yields MPRISVTKLAPALGAEVSGIDLHLPIDEETLSALKDAWASHLVLRFRGQALTDPQLLAFSRLLGPLDPPGPNPYGKPFLEDFPEINVISNVKVGGAPIGNLGDGEAVWHCDMTYVEAPPRAALLHALEIPSSGGDTFWSNMYTAFETLPDAMKKRIAGLRAIHDATYNSAGVMRKGMSEVTDPRKAPGAQHPLVIKHPDTGRAALYLGRRRNSYVLGLELEESEALLDELWAHASRPEFTFRQVWQQHDLILWDNRCTLHRRDAFDPAARRVMHRTQIKGTPVAPAFEAA from the coding sequence ATGCCACGCATTTCCGTTACCAAGCTCGCGCCTGCGCTCGGCGCCGAGGTGTCCGGCATCGACCTGCACCTGCCCATCGACGAAGAAACGCTCTCCGCGCTGAAGGACGCCTGGGCCTCGCACCTGGTGCTGCGCTTTCGCGGTCAGGCGCTCACCGACCCGCAACTGCTCGCCTTCAGCCGCCTGCTCGGTCCGCTCGACCCCCCCGGCCCCAATCCCTACGGCAAGCCCTTCCTCGAGGATTTCCCCGAGATCAACGTCATCTCCAACGTGAAGGTCGGTGGCGCGCCCATCGGCAACCTTGGCGACGGCGAAGCCGTCTGGCATTGCGACATGACCTATGTGGAGGCGCCTCCTCGGGCGGCACTCCTGCACGCGCTGGAGATCCCGTCGAGCGGCGGCGACACCTTCTGGTCGAACATGTACACGGCCTTCGAGACCCTGCCCGACGCGATGAAGAAGCGCATTGCCGGACTGCGCGCGATCCACGATGCCACCTACAACAGCGCCGGCGTCATGCGCAAGGGCATGAGCGAGGTGACCGATCCGCGCAAGGCTCCGGGCGCACAGCACCCGCTCGTCATCAAGCACCCTGACACCGGCCGGGCCGCACTCTACCTGGGCCGTCGTCGCAACAGCTACGTGCTCGGCCTTGAACTGGAAGAGAGCGAGGCGCTTCTCGACGAACTCTGGGCGCACGCATCGCGCCCCGAGTTCACCTTCAGGCAGGTATGGCAGCAGCACGACCTGATCCTCTGGGACAACCGCTGCACGCTGCACCGCCGCGATGCCTTCGACCCGGCGGCGCGCCGCGTGATGCATCGCACCCAGATCAAAGGCACGCCCGTTGCGCCGGCCTTCGAGGCGGCTTGA
- a CDS encoding response regulator produces the protein MKLILIVEDEYGHAEILQLLLIAEGYRVASASNGKAALELLQDEPPSLILSDFMMPIMNGGELGEAVRRSSSLCNIPFVIMSGTDEDIVRRTFGDYDAFLVKPFDGQAMLALVERLIANGRPAQPSKEEVSESMRQLLKGIRLSDGE, from the coding sequence ATGAAGCTGATTCTGATCGTCGAGGATGAATACGGCCACGCAGAGATACTGCAGCTTTTGCTCATTGCCGAGGGCTACCGCGTGGCCTCGGCATCGAACGGAAAGGCCGCGCTTGAACTGCTGCAGGACGAGCCGCCGTCGCTGATCCTTTCGGACTTCATGATGCCCATCATGAACGGGGGCGAGTTGGGCGAGGCCGTGCGCCGCTCTTCATCCTTGTGCAACATCCCTTTCGTGATCATGAGCGGCACCGACGAGGACATCGTCAGGCGCACCTTCGGGGACTACGACGCCTTTCTGGTCAAGCCCTTCGACGGACAGGCCATGCTTGCGCTCGTCGAGAGGTTGATTGCCAACGGACGCCCGGCACAGCCGAGCAAGGAAGAAGTGAGTGAGTCGATGCGGCAGCTGCTCAAGGGCATTCGCTTGTCGGACGGCGAGTAG
- a CDS encoding DMT family transporter — protein sequence MPEPLAGRPGLRVILLTVAAMLAFAANSLLCRMALQQGGIDAASFGSIRLVAGALTLALVVRLRARPDAAGRADWLAAAMLFAYVAFFSFAYLSLPAGTGALILFGAVQLTMLGAGLRAGEMFGPVAWSGFVLAVAGLVYLVSPGVSAPPALGASLMAVAGVAWGVYSLRGRGVADPLAATARNFARAAPMALALSLLLAGRAHADAAGIALAVASGALTSGIGYVIWYAALPGLSAMRAATVQLSVPPIAAFAGVIFLSEAITTRLMFCSIAILGGIALVLMGKARAAGTQASSQRSG from the coding sequence ATGCCTGAGCCGCTCGCAGGCCGGCCCGGCCTGCGGGTCATCCTGCTCACCGTGGCCGCGATGCTCGCCTTCGCGGCCAATTCGCTGCTGTGCCGCATGGCGCTGCAGCAAGGGGGCATCGACGCGGCGAGTTTCGGCAGCATCCGGTTGGTGGCGGGCGCGCTGACGCTCGCGCTGGTGGTGCGCCTGCGCGCTCGACCCGACGCGGCCGGGCGCGCGGACTGGCTGGCGGCCGCGATGCTGTTCGCGTATGTCGCCTTCTTTTCCTTCGCCTACCTCAGCCTGCCGGCCGGCACGGGGGCGCTGATCCTGTTCGGCGCGGTGCAGCTGACGATGCTCGGCGCCGGCCTGCGCGCGGGCGAGATGTTCGGGCCGGTCGCGTGGTCGGGCTTCGTGCTGGCGGTTGCCGGCCTGGTCTACCTGGTCTCCCCAGGCGTGAGCGCGCCGCCGGCGCTGGGCGCGTCGCTGATGGCGGTCGCGGGCGTGGCCTGGGGCGTGTATTCGCTGCGCGGGCGCGGCGTGGCCGACCCGCTGGCCGCGACGGCGCGCAACTTCGCGCGGGCGGCGCCGATGGCGCTGGCGCTGAGCCTGCTGCTTGCCGGCAGGGCGCATGCCGATGCGGCCGGCATCGCGCTGGCGGTGGCCTCGGGCGCGCTGACCTCGGGCATCGGCTACGTGATCTGGTACGCGGCCCTGCCGGGACTTTCGGCGATGCGGGCGGCCACGGTGCAGTTGTCGGTGCCGCCGATCGCGGCGTTTGCCGGGGTGATCTTCCTGTCCGAGGCGATCACGACGCGGTTGATGTTCTGCTCGATCGCCATTCTCGGGGGGATCGCGCTCGTGCTGATGGGGAAGGCCCGGGCTGCCGGGACGCAGGCCTCGTCACAGCGCAGCGGCTGA
- a CDS encoding DUF1326 domain-containing protein → MSYHLEGRLLEVCNCNVLCPCWIGEDPDNGTCDTIVAWRIDTGTIDGVDVGGNTIAAVAHVPGNILQGNWTAAIYVDDNASKAQEEALLKVYTGKAGGPIADLAQLIGTVVSVERAPIGFHVNEGKGTLKIGTNYYAELEPYRGATGGQTVLSDTVFSTVPGAPVFVGKAPVYRSKNAALGIDLDIKNHNALQSTFVFDA, encoded by the coding sequence ATGAGCTATCACCTGGAAGGTCGCCTGCTCGAGGTCTGCAACTGCAACGTGCTGTGCCCCTGCTGGATCGGCGAGGACCCGGACAACGGCACCTGCGACACCATCGTCGCCTGGCGCATCGACACCGGAACGATCGATGGCGTCGACGTCGGTGGCAACACCATCGCGGCGGTGGCGCACGTGCCCGGCAACATCCTCCAAGGCAACTGGACCGCCGCGATCTACGTGGACGACAACGCCTCCAAGGCGCAGGAAGAAGCGCTGCTCAAGGTCTACACCGGAAAGGCCGGCGGGCCGATCGCCGACCTGGCCCAACTGATCGGCACGGTGGTGTCGGTGGAGCGGGCGCCCATCGGCTTCCATGTGAACGAGGGCAAGGGCACCCTCAAGATCGGTACCAACTACTACGCCGAGCTCGAGCCCTACCGCGGCGCAACCGGCGGGCAGACGGTGCTGTCGGACACCGTGTTCTCCACCGTGCCGGGCGCGCCGGTCTTCGTCGGCAAGGCGCCGGTGTATCGCTCGAAGAATGCCGCTTTAGGCATCGACCTGGACATCAAGAATCACAACGCGCTGCAAAGCACCTTTGTCTTCGACGCCTGA
- a CDS encoding DUF2182 domain-containing protein, producing MHAPGGTARPAPPRHGGTRHRRVFLLLFVALVGLAWLALWAWARSPYGRYLEHGDWVASGPAAFLCRALPGGELLVPALLYALAWVLMTAAMMLPTTLPLFDVFDRMTARRPDHGRLLALLGLGYMAVWGVFGLLAHGLHELILALLARSPTLAWHGWLIGAATLGLAGAFQFSRLKHQCLDKCRTPLGFVIEHWRGPAPARQAFALGAQHGVFCVGCCWALMLLMFALGTGSLGWMLLLAALMAAEKNLPWGRRISAPLGFALLAGAAVLVAVHA from the coding sequence ATGCATGCCCCTGGGGGCACCGCGCGGCCTGCCCCGCCGCGCCACGGCGGCACGCGCCATCGGCGGGTGTTCCTTCTGTTGTTCGTGGCGCTCGTCGGGCTGGCCTGGCTGGCGCTGTGGGCCTGGGCACGCAGCCCCTACGGCCGCTACCTGGAGCATGGCGACTGGGTGGCGTCGGGCCCCGCGGCTTTTCTCTGCCGTGCCCTTCCCGGCGGGGAGCTGCTGGTGCCGGCGCTGCTTTACGCCCTGGCCTGGGTCCTCATGACCGCGGCCATGATGCTGCCCACCACCCTGCCCCTGTTCGACGTATTCGACCGCATGACGGCACGGCGGCCGGACCATGGGCGGCTGCTGGCGCTGCTCGGCCTCGGCTACATGGCAGTGTGGGGCGTGTTCGGGCTGCTGGCCCACGGGCTGCACGAGCTGATCCTCGCGTTGCTCGCACGCTCGCCGACGCTGGCCTGGCACGGCTGGCTCATCGGCGCCGCAACCCTCGGGCTGGCCGGCGCCTTCCAGTTCAGCCGGCTCAAGCACCAGTGCCTGGACAAATGCCGCACGCCGCTGGGCTTCGTCATCGAGCACTGGCGCGGGCCGGCCCCGGCGCGCCAGGCCTTCGCGCTGGGCGCGCAGCACGGCGTGTTCTGCGTGGGCTGCTGCTGGGCGCTGATGCTGCTGATGTTCGCGCTGGGCACCGGCAGCCTGGGCTGGATGCTGCTGCTGGCTGCGCTGATGGCGGCCGAGAAGAACCTGCCGTGGGGCCGGCGCATCAGCGCGCCGCTGGGCTTTGCGCTGCTCGCCGGTGCGGCGGTGCTGGTGGCCGTGCATGCCTGA